A genomic stretch from Procambarus clarkii isolate CNS0578487 chromosome 14, FALCON_Pclarkii_2.0, whole genome shotgun sequence includes:
- the LOC138364573 gene encoding mucin-21-like, whose protein sequence is MLTIVLVIVALWVTAAWLVHTNLKHKAISPSKSATPTALGPPVTNTTTVSTGHTSGSATEGSTDYAAAGTIPSSANSSITTSATLSITATAGVSLPQSGANFPTELEKDVSEEDFELTRRQRLLRKRRRLISRLYDPSQDAEEVLRLYFTGSGTISNASSRSASRDRDSSTYRLLGPASPLTSRGRESSTSRLMVSTFPSVSRDRESSASRYIGLANRRENAVVRSRMDSPTLRRRSEPVPSTSSGVPSARAEAALGRISLAEDVPRVTVLVPPSDTSSLGSSDDSGIGVEVSDAAPGLREPTIFGTVADDQTPRDNTTKRVSVPAVITLPNPSNTRPTPVQHPSNTRPTPVQHPSNTRPTPVQHLP, encoded by the exons ATGTTGACGATTGTGCTGGTGATCGTGGCACTCTGGGTCACTGCGGCCTGGTTGGTGCACACAAACTTGAAGCACAAGGCAATTAGCCCCAGCAAGAGTGCCACCCCAACGGCTTTAGGCCCGCCAGTCACTAACACAACCACCGTTTCCACTGGTCACACCTCTGGTAGTGCCACGGAAGGCTCCACTGATTATGCCGCCGCTGGGACAATACCGAGCAGTGCCAATTCCTCTATTACGACCAGTGCCaccctctccatcactgccactgcaGGCGTCTCCTTACCTCAGAGCGGTGCCAACTTTCCCACCGAGTTAGAAAAGGATGTCAGCGAGGAGGACTTCGAGTTGACGCGTCGTCAAAGGCTCCTCAGGAAGCGAAGGAGACTGATCTCGCGACTGTACGACCCGAGCCAGGACGCCGAGGAGGTCCTGAGGTTGTACTTCACCGGCAGTGGAACGATCAGCAACGCGTCCTCTCGCTCGGCTTCTCGGGACAGAGATTCTAGCACCTACagactcttgggccccgcctccccTTTGACCTCCAGGGGAAGAGAATCCAGCACCAGCAGGCTCATGGTCTCCACTTTCCCATCTGTCTCTAGAGACAGAGAATCCAGCGCCAGTAGGTATATTGGCCTGGCCAATCGTCGGGAGAATGCAGTGGTTCGCTCTCGTATGGATTCACCAACGCTACGACGTCGCAGCGAACCCGTTCCCTCAACGTCGTCGGGAGTGCCGTCGGCGCGTGCAGAGGCGGCTCTTGGGCGGATATCACTTGCCGAAGACGTGCCTCGGGTGACGGTGTTGGTGCCACCGTCCGACACCAGCAGTCTGGGGTCAAGCGACGACTCTGGCATCGGCGTGGAGGTCTCGGACGCTGCTCCAGGACTCCGTGAG CCGACAATATTCGGGACGGTAGCCGACGACCAGACGCCCAGGGACAACACCACTAAAAGGGTGAGTGTTCCAGCTGTCATTACCCTCCCTAACCCGTCCAACACCCGTCCAACACCTGTCCAACACCCGTCCAACACCCGTCCAACACCCGTCCAACACCCGTCCAACACCCGTCCAACACCCGTCCaacacctaccttga